From Girardinichthys multiradiatus isolate DD_20200921_A chromosome 13, DD_fGirMul_XY1, whole genome shotgun sequence:
gtttataataataacattattattgttattattattattgttgttgttgttgttattattattatgttattatGTCAAACTATaataactaaaactaaataatatttaaaggtttattttattttcagagaaATTAAGCAATATATAGTTAAAGTGCATTTTGAAGGTTGTGTCCCactttttttctacaaaaaacTAATATAAATGGATATGATCATATATAAAATGTCCCTAAGGTTTTGCAAAGTTGAGTTTAAGTATGTGAAAAAGTTACCGCATTGTAAGCCACATATCAAAAACATgaactgttttattcatttttgtctCAGTGATCACCATCATCAGTgatcaaataaatatatattattgaatatttaaaaaaattaacctTAGCCCCacatattaattaaaatgttgtgcTTCTTTCATATAACCGTTTCAAGCAGACTTGTATTGGAAGAGGCGACCTTGCCCCTTGCACTATGGCGGCCTCACTGACGCGATGTTTCTACGGGGCAACGGAGCCGTGGCTCGTTGATAGCTCTGGTGGGTGGGCCTTAAAGAAACAGTTTCCTATGATTGGCTAAATGTAAACCCAAGAAGAACGAAACGAGATAGCTAATTACATATGCACTTGCacaatttacagtttaaaactttCGCTTTAAAAGTCCTAAGAATGTACACACCAACAATTAAATCATATTAAACTTATTTCGTAATCGTAAACATAAATAGTTTGTAGACATAGGTTGCATTTTAAGCAAATATATGGCTGAATTTTTATGAGTGATATAATATGGGCCGTCTTTTCTGGTTTGGTAACGTCGATGCAAAACTGAGCTTTGTGATTGGTCAATTACATCCGACGGCATATCGTTCAAAATGTGATTGGTTGGAGGCAGTCACTCGGCAGTGTGTTTTCTGCTTGAAATTAAGCGAACAAACCAGTTCGTATCGAGCTGTAAAACAGCAGTAGTGTTAGATTTGGACTGGGCATCGTTCGCCTTTCCGCTTTGATGGACGCCATCCTGTCCTGGCTGTTCTCCTCAGAGGAGCAGGAGTTGTACATTTTGGACTGTATGGCTTACTTCATGGATTTCATGGCAGCCTGCACCTTTGTTAGTTTACTTTTCCAGAACGTCCCATACGGAAGGTATGCTTCGAGCAAATATGGGTTTCCTGTCAATGTGAAGTTTGCCTGGTTCGTTCAGGAGCTGCCTTCATTATTGTTGCCTCTGTGTTTGGTGTTATGGACATCTTCCTCTAAAACATCTCTGCTACCAAACCAGCTCCTCATTGCCATGTTCCTCTGCCACTATGTTCAGAGGTAAGTAACCTTTACATAAACTGAATCTTTATGTAAAATGTTGTGCGTTCACtcctaaaaaaagaaagtaatagttttttatattattaccTAAATGTATGATGGGACTTTGTGTATAAtacttttttgcttcttttgcAGAACCCTCATTTATCCATTTTTAATTAGAGGGGGTAAAGCAACACCATTCGCCTCATTTGCCCTGGCCTTAGTCTTCTGCATCTACAATGGTTACATGCAGGTCCGATACCTGAGTCATTATGCTGAGTACCCTGCAGACTGGGTTACACAACCACGCTTCATCATAGGTGAGGGTTCTGTATCTGCTTCTTCATTTCAAAcacttttcaacaaaaaaaacccccagAAAACTATCGTACGCATACCGTATGGTTTGTTTGGTAGAAAGCCTTGGAGGCACCATATCAGCTAAAATAGTGTTGGTCATTgacagtgtcttgcaaaggtCTTCACATTCTTTGAACCTTCACACATCTTTCCATGTTACAACTGTCAACTTTTAATGTCCcacattgggattttatgtgatagaccaacacgaaGGAGTACATATTTGCGCTCGGTGCAAATATGCACGTATTGAACCAGGTGAATATGCTTCAAACTAAACCATTGgaactctggctgtatgtttaaagttGTTATCCGATTGGAAGATGAGTCTCTGCCCCagtgtcaagtcttttgcagcctctagcaggttttcttccaggatagcCCTGTATTTAAGGCCATTAATCTTCacttcagctctgaccagctttactgtccttgctgaagaaaagtatcccctcagtatgacgctgccaccaccatattttcaGTGTGGAGTTTAGTGAGTGTGGATATGCACCACGATTCACACGTAACATTTTGCATATTGGGCCAAAAAAGGCTaaatgttggtctcatctgaccagaacactctttccacatgtttgctgtggtaGTTGTTGTCTCAACAGACTATTTGCTAACCAGGTCCCTTTTGAAAGCAattgattgcactggattttatttaggatgtACCTGAGTACAGTTGAGATAAATGCATACCATTGTACATCATTTCAGATATGTGCttgtaaaataaaccaaaaaaagggagtataaattagaataaaagGGTCTCAATATAAAATGTGTCCCACTTTTTGGATTATGATTTGTGAGAACGTTtggaaaaaaagataatttccctaccacttcacaattatgcattactttgagTTGGTCAATCACAAAAAACCCTAAAAGGAATCAAAATGTTTGGCTAAAGTGTATATAATTAGCATGTATTTTGGTATGGAGATGATGAAGACTCTAACAGCTGTGTAGCTGATCACGTAGTCTTGATGACCTCTGACACCCAAGGCTGAGATTATACTAGCTTTAAAttatatctgtgtatctgtgaTGGCTAGACACAGAGATAGCAAAGAAGCACATGTGACCCATAGTCCACAATCTTTGATTAAGATATATCTACATTTTTTTGCTGCTTTGACATTAACATCAGCCAAGCATCATTCATTTATTAGCTCCATCTGTACTATTTACATCCTGCAAGGCTGAATTTTCTGTGCTATTTAAATTTGCTGAGGGAGTCCTCAGACTAGGGATGCTAGCAAACATTGGCATCATCAACAAAACCGGTCAGTGTTGCGACCTTAAAGACAAGCATGTTTTCTGCCCAATCTGCCAACCTGCGGCGGTGGAAAATTCTAGTAAAATATGAGGAAATTAATGAAGAAAACGGTCCAGCTTTCCTGTCGATCATTCACTGTATCGATAATATCTGCTGAGAGATCTTTGGGTCCGTCTCCAGGTTCTGCGCTTTGGCTGGTCGGCTGGCTGATGAATATCCACTCTGACCACATCCTGAGGAACCTGAGGAAGCCCGGCGAGACTGGCTACAAGATTCCAAGAGGTGAAGGTTTTCTCTCAGCCCGCACCCACAGGTCCAACGTGTTTTCATACCTGCATGGACCGGTAGAATGTGGAAGTTGTTCTCCTCTACAGATTGTGTGAGTAAGGTTAGAACTGTGAGAAAAGAACCCAATCCATAAGTGTCATCAGCCACAACCAGAACCTTTTAAAGATGTAAATAGTGTTCGAAGCCATCAAGGCAATGataaaatatacataaacataaagaaaataaaaaacacaggtTTAAAGTAAAGGAAGTTTAGGACCATGTCTGGCTTACTGCCATTAGAACACATTTTCAACCTGCCTTGCCTTCATCCAGCCAATAACATTTCTTCTCATTTGCAAAGGGTTTGATGTGATTGGCTGCATGCAGAGGAGCACAGCAGATGCATCATGTGTGCTGCTAGTTTAATTGGTTAGAATTTGTTTAAGTACATCCACAGCCAGTGGGTCAGTGGGTCTGCTAAGGACACTCTTAAcaacaggtttttgttttttcttcaataTTTGATGGGCTCTAGAAAACTCAAGTGGACCAAACACACAAGATATTCAGTATTGTTATTATCTGCTAAACATCTTTAAAGCTAAAATGGGAAAGCTGTGTGTgtaaaaactaagtacaccctgctgcttctgtgtttattattttatgataGTGTGGCCCAGTCCTTAGCTGATGGacagatggtctcacatttgACTCAAGAATACTTGGGTGTAGAAAGGAGTTCATTATCCTCTCGATGACTGCAAGGAACCTTGGTCCTGGTCCTGTGGCATCAAAGTGAGCCTAAACCATcgccctccaccaccatgcttgacagttatTATGAGGCGTTTGTGCTGATATGCTTTGGTTAGTAAGAGCTGTGAAGCCCGAGATGTAACGGTTGATGGTTTTGCAGTTTGAGCATTGCAGGATCAAATTTTGGGGTGAATTTTCTGGAATGTCCACTTTGGGGAAGATTGGCACCTATCATGAATGCTTTTCAGTGTGAATAATCTTTCTCGCTGTAAATGAAGACCGGCTGCCCAGATTGGTGGGTAGCAACAGTTGTTTCTCTATGGTCATTGCAAATGTCTCTCCATCTTCTACCTACAAAAACTCCTGCTTTTATAAAGGAGGTCACACTTGCTGATGATCAGCTGTTCATTTGTAacgtttagaaaatgttttctttttgtggtttgtgtgtattttgttttctgtgtaatGCCGTTTATATTTCATCAGAAACTACGGACATTCTATTTTTGCCTGGGAGTAGTCAAAATGTTCTTTGGAAACAAGAACTGTTGGTACATTGTGTTATTTGGTGAAAATGGCTGTGAAAAATCCCTCCAATGTGTAAAAACAAGTCCTGGTTTTTATGCATTAGCTTCTTACATTGTTACTTGAGTGAGCCCAgggttttattttcagattataACAGATCAAACCTTTCATATGTAAAACCTGATAAACAGCATTTAAGATAAAATGGAGGGAGACGGTTGACTAATCAGAGTTGCACTTTTCTCAAAACTCCAATTGACAAAAAGCCGTAAGAGTAGGATCCACATATAACACCTAGCGAGACTATTCACACCCTTCAattatttctcatttttttcattctgtgttaaaaccacacattttcatctattttattgtaattttatgcAAAGTAGCatatatttgtgaagtggaaggaaaaatcaTACAAATCTTGAATACCACAaatgcaagaaataaaaatctgaagtgtggcatgtatttttatttatcccCCTTCACCCTGACACCTCCAAAGGAAATCTTTAGCAACCCCTGGCCAACCATAACTCTGGAAGAGGTGTTGAGATTCACAGCTCGGGTACAAGAGTGACATGACATGACAACTACTAGGTaaacttcacagaaaggacGCAATAAGAAAGCCTTTCTTGAAATAAATCTTATACTGTTTCTTTTAAGTTTGCCACCAgtcatgtagaggacacagcaaatataGGATGAGTTGCTCTGCTCAGACCAGACtaaaatttgtatttagttttgTCTACATGCTGTTAAATGTTATATTTGAGGTTACCTAACCCTGCACACACCCCTTAACACACCATCCCTgtggttaaacatggtggtgggagtgtgatgctgtggggtgCATTCTGCAAGGACTAGGAAGCTGGTTAGAGGTGATGAGAAGATGTATGGACCTAAATACAGGTCAGTGCTGTAAGAAAATCTgctagaagctgcaaaagacacaCAACACCCGTTTTAGATCTTTATTTGTAAGACTTTGGAGAACCGTCTATCATTTTCCTTTGACTTAATAATTATGCTGATCAAATGAAATCCTAAAGAAATTCATCGAAGTTTGTGGTCATGTTGAAAACGCGTAGAGAAAtcaaggggtttgaatactttttcacgGCACTGTATTTAACCTTATTATGTCTATTAATTGCTGTCTCGTTCAAATGTCTTTCCTTTGCTCACATTCAGTACAACTGTTTTCTACCACTTTCCAGCCAGTCTGAgcccatttttttttatctgcctaGTTCAAACATCATGCTGCTTATTTCACAGCAGCAACTGTAACGTTGTTTCCTGTGAGCCTACTAAATCTGTCGATCCCTTGGCCTATGGTGAAATAGGACTGGAGAAGGTGTGGCAGTATGAAACTGGGAACCTTGTTTTCAGGTTTTGCTCTGCCAAGAATCTGTCATGTTTTACTCTATGAAAATGCCAGATCGTTGTGATGTGAAAAATAGGACCAGGATGAgtcatttcaaatatttttccaccttttttaaatgtgactttTATCCTGTTTGTTTCATCTGGGAAAGACAAATAAACTTGTCATGGTCGATAATGCATTAGCGTCTTCATTCAGGTTTCTTTGGTAGGAATGCAATCAACATCCCACACCTTTTGGTGATGTCCTGTGTTGCTTCAGTGCTAAAGTTTGGTTTCACCACACCATAACGCGTTCTTCTGCAACGTTTAGCCAGGCATGGATGTTTTATTTGGAAGAAAAGACCTTCATCCTGCAATCCTTCTCCTGTCTGGATGTACACAGAGTACATGAGATGGTGTGCTGTGAAACGCTTCTCCTGACTGGTACCTTGGTGCAATGAGATTATTTTGATCCTTGTAACCTCTCTGTAAACAATGGCTCTGGCTAAAGGATGCTCCTAGTAGGGCATACTTACAATTGATGGCTGATTTGAACTCAAGTAGACTGAATACTGAAAGATTGTCAAAAAAGGTGTTTCAACCTGTTATTAGCACATTTATACAACCAGGTTATTAAACTGCACCATCCTCAAATAAAAGTGGTCAAAATTGCTTGGTAAGATTTTCAATAACAAGCTGGCTCCATCTTACAGTTGTAGATTGTTCCCAACATTTAAACTCAGCACAGAACAGCATTCTGGGTAAAGTTGTATATTGTTTCCCAAAGCGGCAGTTTTTGTTTCGTCGAACACAAACGGTTTTCTCTGTCCTCCAACCCACAGGCGGAATGTTTGAATACGTGTCCGGAGCCAACTTCTTGGGAGAGATAACCGAGTGGGCCGGCTTCGCTCTGGCGGGCCACTCCGCTCACAGCTCAGCTTTCTCCATCTTCACCACAGTGGTCCTCGCCAACCGGGCTGTGGCCCACCACAAGTAAGAATAACATGCATACTCAGCGGCTTTCACAGGGTGTACGTACACATTGTAAAGAAAATCTTTTCTTGCTTTGCAGATGGTATCTTGCTAAGTTTGAAGACTACCCTAAAAGCAGGAAAGCCCTGATTCCCTTTCTGTTCTAGAAAGCTGCAGAACCAGACTGGAAGGCATTTCTCACGGCACCTGAACAGAACTTTATATTGTTTTCTTACTTTCTTTCTAATTTTCTAACCATGAATACAGTCTGGCACAGCAGTTGGATGCTTGGAAATGATGTCAGTTATTATTCAGGTTAATAATAAGTTCAAAAGATATTGCATCACTAATGACATTCATAAAGCAACAGGAAACCCCAACAACCTCAGCATAAATGTAGTTGGAGTTATGCTTACAACACTTATGCAATAATCTGCAGTGAACTGAACAGGGAAAGAAGTCAACTGCAACAGCAGGGGATGCCCCTGAGATCCAGATTCTGTTACAGATGGACTACAAACCTGGAAATTTACACTCTGGAATCTTATATTTATGCATTCACCTTGGATGAAGACCCTTTAAAGCCGGTTGTCCTGCTTCGTCGTTGTCAGTATAACACTGGGGAGATCTAAAAAACCAGGAAGATGAGCCTTTGGAACAGAGCGTAACAGTAAAACCTGAGGCTGTATCCGGCCTCTCCCTGGCCCAGCAGCTGCAG
This genomic window contains:
- the srd5a1 gene encoding 3-oxo-5-alpha-steroid 4-dehydrogenase 1 isoform X1, whose translation is MDAILSWLFSSEEQELYILDCMAYFMDFMAACTFVSLLFQNVPYGRYASSKYGFPVNVKFAWFVQELPSLLLPLCLVLWTSSSKTSLLPNQLLIAMFLCHYVQRTLIYPFLIRGGKATPFASFALALVFCIYNGYMQVRYLSHYAEYPADWVTQPRFIIGSALWLVGWLMNIHSDHILRNLRKPGETGYKIPRGGMFEYVSGANFLGEITEWAGFALAGHSAHSSAFSIFTTVVLANRAVAHHKWYLAKFEDYPKSRKALIPFLF
- the srd5a1 gene encoding 3-oxo-5-alpha-steroid 4-dehydrogenase 1 isoform X2, producing the protein MDAILSWLFSSEEQELYILDCMAYFMDFMAACTFVSLLFQNVPYGRYASSKYGFPVNVKFAWFVQELPSLLLPLCLVLWTSSSKTSLLPNQLLIAMFLCHYVQRTLIYPFLIRGGKATPFASFALALVFCIYNGYMQVRYLSHYAEYPADWVTQPRFIIGSALWLVGWLMNIHSDHILRNLRKPGETGYKIPRGEGFLSARTHRSNVFSYLHGPVECGSCSPLQIVRNV